Proteins co-encoded in one Halorussus vallis genomic window:
- the paaK gene encoding phenylacetate--CoA ligase PaaK, translating to MAYSEIETASRDELRNLQDERLAETVRYAYENVDFYREALDEAGVSPDDIRSVDDVSKLPFTRKEDFREEYPDGLFAVDHEDVRRIHASSGTTGKPKIVAYTEGDLNVWNEVMARSLYAAGIREDDTVQNAYGYGLFTGGLGFHDGVEELGACVIPTGGGNTARQLDMLRDLDSDALACTPSYCLYVAEAAEDRMIDVRDLPLSRVVIGAEPFTDPMREEIERALGVTAVDVYGLSEIIGPGVSIECEDAQEGLHVWEDHFYPEVVDPQTGEPLPEGEEGELVLTTLTKEALPVLRYRTGDITSLNYEECECGRTAVRMDNVMGRADDLLIVRGVNVYPSQIEEVMLGLGDVAPHYRIDLYREDNLDRMEITVEHHEGLKGSPEELREKIEGKLREVLEVKPDEVEVVEPGELERTEVGKVKRVYDHR from the coding sequence ATGGCCTACAGCGAAATCGAGACGGCCTCCCGCGACGAACTCCGAAACCTCCAGGACGAACGACTCGCCGAGACGGTGCGGTACGCCTACGAGAACGTCGACTTCTACCGCGAGGCGCTCGACGAGGCGGGCGTCTCGCCCGACGATATCCGGAGCGTCGACGACGTCTCGAAGCTCCCGTTCACCCGCAAGGAGGACTTCCGCGAGGAGTATCCCGACGGCCTGTTCGCCGTGGACCACGAGGACGTGCGCCGAATCCACGCCTCCTCGGGCACCACCGGCAAGCCCAAAATCGTCGCCTACACCGAGGGCGACCTCAACGTCTGGAACGAGGTCATGGCCCGGTCGCTGTACGCCGCCGGCATCCGGGAGGACGACACCGTCCAGAACGCCTACGGCTACGGGCTGTTCACAGGCGGCCTAGGCTTCCACGACGGCGTCGAGGAACTGGGCGCCTGCGTCATCCCGACCGGCGGGGGCAACACCGCCCGCCAACTCGACATGCTCCGGGACCTGGACAGCGACGCGCTGGCCTGCACGCCCTCCTACTGCCTCTACGTCGCGGAGGCCGCCGAAGATAGGATGATAGACGTCCGGGACCTCCCGCTGTCGCGGGTCGTCATCGGCGCCGAACCGTTCACCGACCCGATGCGCGAGGAGATAGAGCGCGCGCTCGGCGTGACCGCGGTGGACGTCTACGGTCTCTCCGAGATCATCGGCCCGGGCGTCTCCATCGAGTGCGAGGACGCCCAGGAGGGCCTGCACGTCTGGGAGGACCACTTCTACCCCGAGGTCGTCGACCCCCAGACCGGCGAACCGTTGCCGGAGGGCGAGGAGGGTGAGCTCGTCCTGACGACCCTCACGAAGGAGGCTCTGCCCGTCCTGCGCTACCGGACCGGCGACATCACCTCGCTGAACTACGAGGAGTGCGAGTGCGGCCGGACCGCGGTCCGGATGGACAACGTGATGGGCCGGGCCGACGACCTGCTCATCGTCCGCGGGGTCAACGTCTACCCGAGCCAGATAGAGGAGGTCATGCTGGGGCTGGGCGACGTGGCGCCACACTACCGCATCGACCTCTACCGCGAGGACAACTTGGACCGGATGGAGATCACCGTCGAGCACCACGAGGGGCTGAAGGGGTCGCCCGAGGAACTCCGCGAGAAAATAGAGGGGAAGCTCCGGGAGGTCCTGGAGGTCAAACCCGACGAGGTCGAGGTGGTCGAACCGGGCGAACTCGAACGCACCGAGGTCGGGAAGGTCAAACGCGTCTACGACCACCGCTGA